One genomic window of Pseudomonas aeruginosa includes the following:
- a CDS encoding PsiF family protein: protein MNILRIPMFVLAMAVSAHGFAATAQQEKMTACNAEATTKALKGDERKAFMSSCLKAGGSAKAATQQEKMKTCNADATAKALKGDERKAFMSTCLKK from the coding sequence ATGAATATCCTGCGTATCCCGATGTTCGTATTGGCCATGGCCGTCTCGGCCCATGGTTTCGCTGCCACCGCGCAGCAGGAGAAGATGACCGCCTGCAACGCCGAGGCCACCACCAAGGCGCTCAAGGGCGACGAACGCAAGGCGTTCATGAGCAGTTGCCTGAAGGCCGGCGGCAGCGCCAAGGCGGCGACCCAGCAGGAGAAGATGAAGACCTGCAACGCCGACGCCACCGCCAAGGCGCTCAAGGGCGACGAACGCAAGGCGTTCATGAGCACCTGCCTGAAGAAGTGA